CCATCATTTGTATATTCCCAGTCATCATTGTTTGTTAGTAAAGATTCATTAAAAATGGTTAATATTCTCCAATCTGGATTACTTTCATATACGGAAAAGTCTAACAGCCCCTCAAATGGTGTATCAGATACTAAGCCAATTGTCAGTGAACCATCTTTAACTTCTTTTTTATCATTTTTGACTGCGGTACTGAACTTCTTTGTATCAGTTGTTTTAGAACTATTACTTGATTTTTCATTACCACCACTACCTCCGCATGCCGAAAGTAGTAACGTTGAAACAGCAAGTGTACTTAATACTTTAAAAAATTTTGGTTTTTTCATCGTTTTTTCCACCCCTCTTAACCTTTTCTTTGTCTTGCATCAGCCGAACGACGGAGCGCTTGACCAATAAAATTTATACACAGCATCAACACTAAAATCATGATTGATGCAGGTAACCAAATCCACCATTTATCTTGTAGTACATCCGGGTTTCTAGCATAGCTAACAAGTGTACCTAGACTTGGTGTACTTTCTGGTAAACCAAATCCTAGGAATGTTAAACCAGATTCAATTCCGATGTTTCCAGCAAGATTCAAAGTAACGCTGACGATAATAATAGAACTTAAGTTAGGTAGTACTTGGAAAAGGATAATTTTCCAGTTTGGCGTTCCTAATGTTTTTGACGCTGATACATAATCGAGCTCTTTTTCGGTTAATACTTTGGAGCGAATTAACCGTGCTTTTCCTGTCCATAAGAAAATGCTCATAATTAAAATAAATGTAAGGATATTGAACTTAGGAACAAGTGTAATAAATACGATAACGAGCATTAAAAATGGTAGAACCATGACAAAGTCGATAATGCGCATAATAATATTGTCAACGACTCCTCCAAAATAGCCAGCAATTAAACCGATTGTAAGACCGATTAAGCACGAAATAACAGTAATTGCTAAACCGATTGTAAAGGAGTTGCGCGTACCGATAATGAGCTGTCCAAAAATATCGCGTCCGCCGTAATCTGTTCCTAGCCAATGTTCAGCAGAAGGAGGTGAGTAAATGGAAAATAAATCTACTCGTACAATATCTTCTTGCTTCATAATAAAGGATGTTGTGTAAACGGCTATTAAGATAATAGCTAAAAAGAATAATGAGAACAATGCAAGTTTATCTTTACGAAGTTCGCGCCACATGATGGAAAAACCAGATGGGCTTTTTTCGTAATGAATGACCTCAGTTTGTTTTTCAGGGTTTGCTAACATGAAAAAATTCCTCCTTTCCTTTAATCAATACGAATACGTGGGTCAACGATGCTTAGAATGATATCTGAAAGGAGAGTTCCAAGTAACGTTGCGAATCCAGTAAATAAAACGAGGGCTGTTATGACACTAAAGTCACGTTGGGAAATGGATTGCATAAATAATTGTCCGATACCTGGATAGCTAAAGATATTTTCTAAAAATATCGCTCCACCAACTAATCCGGTAATTTCATAACCTAGAAATGCTGCAATTGGTAAGAATGAGTTTCGTAAAATATGTCTAGAATACACTTTTGATTCCGGAACCCCTTTTGCTCGTACTGTGCGTACAAAGTCTTTATGTTTTGTATCAATAATTTCACTTCTCAAATATTGTACAGTACCAACTGTAGCAATTAATGCTCCAGATAGAGCGGGCAATAGTAAGTGATTCAACTTACTCATATAGTAAGCAAATGTACCGGTCGTAATTTGCGGATCGACACTACCTCCTGTTGGAAATATCGGGAATTTAAATCCGAAAAGAAATAGCATAATTAATGCAAATATAAATAAAGGTGTTGCAAATCCTAAGTAGTTGTATAGTGTAATGAGTCGGTCGCCTAATGTATCATTCCAACGTCCGCTAATAATGCCAAGTGGAATCGCAATTAAGTAAGTCAGAATAAGAATGACAAGAGCGAGTAATACTGTATTCCCCAGGCGTTCCCCAATTAAGTCGGTTACTTTTAATTTATGTGCGTAAGAAATACCAAAATCACCTTGTAAGGCATTTTTAATCCAGCGTACATATTGGGTTGTAACAGGGTCATTTAATCCTAATTTTTCGCGTTGTTCTTCAATAATTTTTGGGTCTGCTTTTGGATTATTTGCAGCTCTACCAGTTAATGCATCTCCTGGCATTGCTTTCGCAAGCATGAAGACGAGGATACTTAATATAAATAGCTGCGGAATCATAATTAAGAATCTTCGCAGTATAAACTTCCACATGTTTTATCACTCCCTTATGGTAATGCCACCCGGTGTGTTGGCGAGATTGGTTTTAAATCATAAGCACGGCCGTTTTCATTAAAATAATTTTTATGTGATTGCTCGTATTCTTCTTGTACTTGCCGCCGTAACGTACTTTTTTGTTTTCTATTTTCAGGTCGGATATCAGGAATTGCTGCGATCAATCGTTTCGTATAAATGTGCTGTGGATTATTATAAATTTCAGCACTTGTTGCTTCTTCCACAAGGCGACCACGATACATAACCCCGATGCGGTTACACATATGCCGAATTACACCTAAATCATGACTAATAAATAAGTATGTTAATCCGAGCTCAGCTTGTAGATCTTGTAAGAAGTTTAGCACTTGTGCTTGTACAGAAACGTCGAGCGCAGATACTGGTTCATCAGCAATAATTAATTTTGGTTTTAGTGTTAATGCGCGCGCGATGCCAATCCGCTGTCTTTGTCCACCAGAAAATTCATGTGGATATTTATAAATAGATTCTGGATTTAGTCCAACTTTTTCAAGATATTTTTGGACGATTCTTCTTTCTTCATCAGGTGAGAGCTTTTCAAAGTTTCGTAATGGCTCTGCGATAATATCGAGAACACGTTTCTTTGGATTTAACGATGAGTATGGATCTTGGAAAATCATTTGAATATTTTTTCTTTGTTCACGCAGTTCAGAACGGCTTAATTTTGTTAAATCTTTATTGTTAAAAACAATGCTACCGCCCGTTGCTTTTGTTAAATGCATAATCGCTTTACCTGTAGTTGATTTTCCACTTCCTGATTCACCAACAATCCCGTATGTTTCACCAGGTTGTAGTTCAAAGCTCACTCCATCAACAGCGTGCACGTAGTCTAGCGTGCGTCCAAAGAAGCCGCCTTTAATTGGAAAGTGTACTTTTAAATCATTTACTTTAAGCAGTGCCATGAGTAACGTCATCTCCTTTCTTATCTTGGAAGTCGAAATGTTTATAACAAGTGCAGCGTACCCAATGACCTGGTTTTGCTTCATGTAAAACAGGATTTTCTTCATGTTTGTCAGATGTAATCCACGGAATTCTATCTTTGAAGCGGCAACCTGTGCGAGGGAGTTTCGCTAAAGTAGGAACAACCCCTTGGATTACGTGTAATTTTTCTTTTTCGGTATATGCAGATGGAATAGAATGTAGTAAAGAGCGTGTATATGGGTGAAGAGGATGATTAAAAATCTCTTCCACTTTACCTGTCTCTACAATTTGTCCTGCATACATAACAACAACGCGATCAGCAGTCTCAGCAACAATGCTTAAATCATGTGTAATTAAAATAATGCCCATTTTCGTTTGTTCTTGAATAGATTTTAGTAGGTCTACAATTTGTGCTTGAATTGTTACATCAAGAGCAGTTGTGGGTTCATCCGCAATGACAAGCGCTGGTTTACATGCGATTGCAATTGCGATAACAATTCTTTGTCTCATTCCGCCAGAGAGTTCGTGTGGGTATTGTTTATAAGTAAGTTCTGGTTTTGGAATCCCAACTTGATGAAGGAGTTCTAAGGTGCGTTCTTTCTTTTCTGCTTTTGAGAGATTTGTATGATAGTCTAAGTTTTCTTCAATTTGTTTTCCAACTGTCATAAGAGGATCTAATGCTGTAAGAGGTTCTTGGAAAATCATTCCGATATTTGAACCGCGTATTTTATTCATTTCTGCGGCTGACATGGTCAATAAATCTTTATCTTTATAATAAAGATGACCTTGCAATTTTGTATTAGCTTCATTGTGCAATCGCATAATGGAAAGGGCAAGTGCACTCTTACCACATCCAGACTCACCGACAATAGCAACAATTTCATTTTCATGTACAGTTAAAGAGACATTATCAACCGCTGCATGATACTGATCTCGTATACGAAAGGATGTCTGTAAGTTTTCAATGCGAAGAAGCGAATTCTTCATGGCTATCCCTCCATCTTTCTAAAAAGACTAAATGTTTTATATATTGTTGTTATTTTAATATAGATTGACATTGTTTGACAAGAACTAGTTGAGAAAATATTGAAAAATCTTTTTATACAAAGATTGAATTTGTTGATATAACAGTAAAAAAGATACTTTGAAAGCGTAAATATCGGGAGGAGAATAAGGCAAATACTTTGTAGAAAAAAAGGGATATATGTAGAAAAAACGAGAGATATTCTAGTAAGAATTGTCTCTCGTTTTTTGTGAAATATAATAATGCTCTTTAATAAAGTTCTATTTTAAGCTTGTTTTGATTTTGCTGAACCTGTGTTTAAAGTAAGGGCTAAGAAGATGATTGCAAGTAAGCAAGATGTAAGTAGTAAAATAAATCCACCATTCCAGCCGAAAGCATCTACAATAAAGCCCATCGCAGCGCTAGCAAATGATGCTCCGCCCAGGTAACCAAAGAATCCAGTTAAACCAGCAGCAGTTCCAGCTGCTTTTTTTGGTGCCAAGTCAAGTGCATGTAATCCAATTAGCATAACTGGTCCATAAATTAAGAATCCAATTGCTACTAGAGCGATACTATCAATGATTGGATGACCAGCTGGATTTAACCAGTATACAAGAACGGAAATAAATACCCCCACCATAAATAAAATACCAGCAGGTGCACGGCGTCCTTTAAAGAGTTTATCACTCATCCAGCCGCAAAGAAGTGTACCTGGAATCCCAGCCCATTCATATAGAGCATAAGCAGTACGAGAACTATTATGTGTAAAGCTTTTTTCTTCTACTAAATAAGTAGGAGCCCAGTCTACAACACCGTAACGCACAAAGTATACAAATACATTTGCAATTGCGATGTACCATAGAAATTTATTGTTCAGTACATATTTGAATAAAATTTCCTTTACTGAAAGTTCGCGTTCACGATCTTTTACTTTCTCATCAGCTGGATATTCTCCTGTATGTTCTTCAATTGATGGTAAACCGCAAGATTGAGGTGTATCACGCATTGTAATTAATACATAAATTCCAACTAAAATAGAAAGAATACCTGGGAAGTAGAATATACTTTTCCAATCATTAGCGAATAAATATAGTCCTAATGTAACGAGTGATGGCATAAGAGCACCACCGACATTATGAGCAACGTTCCAAATGGACATTTTCGTACCGCGTTCACTAATAGAGAACCAGTGCACCATTGTACGTCCACAAGGAGGCCAACCCATTCCTTGTACCCAACCATTTAAAAATTGAAGTACAAACATAAGGATAATGCTTGTTGTAATGAAAGAAAATGAACCGAAAATAATGTTAATGATACCAGATAAAAAGAGACCTGCTGCTAAAAAGTAACGGGGATTACAGCGGTCGGATACAATTCCCATAATAAACTTGCTTATTCCGTACGCAATAGATACGGCCGAAAGGATAATCCCAAGTTCTCCTTTACTAAATCCTTGTTCGACTAGATAGGGCATTGCTAATGAAAAATTCTTTCGAACAAAGTAATAACCTGCATAACCGATAAAAATACCTAAAAACACTTGTAAGCGCAATTTGCGGTATTCACTGTCGATGCGATCAGCAGGCAAGCGCTCTTTATGTGGCGCAGGTTTAAACAACTGAGTTAAAAACATAGCCTACAAATCCTCCTTAATGGTTGAAACCATTTTATGTCATGAAAAATAAAAAAACCATGAAAAATAGAAAGGTTCCTTTCTATGTTCCATAGTCTTATACTCTCATTCTCCATGACTGTCAATATTAACTTCGAGAAAAATTATACAACTTTGTGACAGGAATGTAAACGGTTTTAATCATAAAATGATTGACGATTTTTATTCTTGATATTAATATTTAAATAGATTAAATATTTTATTGTTTAAATAAGAGGTAGATAATATGCCAAATGATATTACTCATATTGATAAAATTCAAACTCTAGCATTCTCTATAGGAAAGAAAATGCAAATGGAGTTATTGGAACAAATGCAAGCATCAGGACTTACACCACCGCAATTTTATATTTTAAAAATTTTAGAGAACTATGGTGCCTCACGAGCGACAAAATTAGCGAAAAAAATGTATGTAAAACCAAGTGCAATTACAGTAATGATTGATCGTTTAATTGATCAAGAACTAGTTGAACGCTATCAAGATAAAGATGATCGTCGTGTTGTGATCATTGAATTAACGAAAAAGGGGAAAGCGAAAGTAGAAGATGCGAAGAATGCTCGTAATGAGCACATTGCAAAATATTTCTCGCAATTAGAATTACAAGAAAGAAAAGACTTATTACGCCTGTTTGAAAAATTAGAAACAATTGTTTGCGGGACAAATGAGAAAAAAGAGCTAATTTAAGAGAAGGTGAGGAGATTATATGAAACAACAGGGTGGTAAAAAAAGGGGATTATTGTTGGTTGGTTTAGTGATTGCGATATTATTTGCAGCGTTAGATGGAACAATCGTCGGTACAGCGATGCCGCGTATTGTCGGCGAACTAGGTGGATTAAGCTTAATGACATGGCTAGTAACAGCTTACATGCTAACATCTACGACAATTGTACCGATTGCAGGTAAATTAGCGGATTTATTAGGACGCCGTAACGTATATATGACAGGATTAATTATCTTTATGATTGGTTCAGCATTATGTGGTATGGCAAATGGTATGACAGAATTGATTATTTTCCGCGGTATTCAAGGTCTTGGCGGAGGTATTATGATGCCGATGGCTATGATTATTATTGGAGATATGTTCACGGGGAAAGAGCGTGCGAAATGGCAAGGTATTGTTGGCGCTTTATATGGTCTTGCTTCAGTCATTGGTCCGCAAGTTGGTGGTTGGATTGTAGATGCAGTTAACTGGAGATGGGTGTTTTACATTAACTTACCAGTTGGTATTGTCGCAACAATCTTTATTGCGATGGGATTACACTCACATAAGCAAACAGGACCTATTAAAATTGACATTGCTGGAATTTTTACGATGATTGTTGGAGTTGTAAGTTTATTACTTGCATTAACATTCGGCGGAAAAGATTACGCATGGGATTCTTGGCAAATTATCGGATTGTTTAGTTTAGCTTTAATTGGTATTGTAAGCTTTGTATTTGTGGAAACAAAAGCTGAGGAACCAATCTTACCGATGCATTTCTTTAAAAATCGTACATTTACACTATTGAATGCGATTGGTTTCTTTATGAGTATTGGAATGTTTGGTGCAATTATGTTCGTTCCATTCTTTATGCAAGGAATTGTAGGAGTAAGTGCAGCTGAATCTGGGACGATTATGACACCGATGATGATTACAATGATTGTGACGAGTATTATTGGTGGTCGACTTGTCTTAAAAGTTGGCGTGAAGCCGCAGATTATTGTTGGTATGTTGATTATGGCTGGTGGCTTCTGGTTATTAACAACAATGGATATGCATACAAGCAAGCTTGTAGCGACTTCTTATATGATCATTATCGGTTTAGGTGTGGGGCTTGTAATGCCAACATTGACATTGGCATTACAAGAAAGTTTCCCGAAAAAGAATCTTGGTGTTGTAACCTCATCCAGTCAATTTTTTCGGCAAATTGGAGGAACATTTGGAATTACAATCTTAGGATCCATTATGAATAATACTTCAAGCACCATTTTAACTGAAAAATTAGTACCCGTATTAGAGAAGTTTCCACCACAAGCTGGACAGATTGTAACAAAATTTAAAGATATGATTCATACAGATCCACAAGGGTTATATTCTATGCTGTTTAGTCCAGAGGTATTGAAAAAAATGCCAGAAGTATTTTCTACAAGTATCGTTCCTATTTTGAAGAATTCGTTATTGGATTCATTGCATAGTGTATTTTTAGCGGGATTAGTATTTACTGTTGTTGGTGCTATCTTTACGATTTTCTTAGAGAAGATTAAGCTTTCTGATCGAAAGAAAGGTGCAGAAGAGGTAGTAGAAGGAGAAGAGAAACATACAAATGGATCCTATTCATAATAAAAGCATCGCCTTATGGTGATGCTTTTATTATATGTATAACATATACTCTTTTTGAGTAGAAATGATTGACGTATTTTTGCGAATAGGTTATATTACTTCGTGTAAACGGTTACACAAGGTAGGGAGGAAAAGAATGAGTACGATTAAAGACGTTGCAAAATTAGCGGGAGTATCTGTTGCGACCGTTTCTAGAGTACTAAATAAAAATGGATACGTTCACGAAGATACATTAAAAAAGGTGGAACGAGCGATTGAACTGTTGGATTATAAACCTAGTACAGTGGCGCGTTCTTTGTATAATAAGAAATCTCGTTTAATTGGCTTAGTCGTTCCAAACATTGTGAATCCATTCTTTCCAGAAATTGCGCGTGCTGTAGAAGATGTAGCGCATAAGCAAGGATACACCGTTGTACTTTGTAATTCTGATGAAAGTTTAGAAAAAGAGAAACAATATATTGATGTACTCAGACAAAATAACGTAGATGGATTTATTGTCGCAACAAATCCTGAAAATAGCGTGAATTACATGAATATATCTGTACCAGTTGTGGCAATTGATCGCCTATTTAATGAGCGGATTCCCACAGTATATGCAGATAATTATGCGGGGATTCAAAAAGCAACAAAGTTACTGTTAGAGAAAGGGTGTAACCATATTGCTCATATACGTGGACCGCGTGATGTAAGTACTGCAAATGAACGCTTTGAAGGTTTTGTTGATATGATTACGGAATACGGTCTTTCTTATATGATTGCGGAAAGTACGTTTGACCCAGCAAATAGTGAGCGTGTTGCGAGGAAATTACTAGACGAATATCCGCATATTGATGGTATTGTAGCAGGAAATGATTTGATTGCAATTGGTGTCGTAAAGGCTGCTTTACAAAAGGGGATTGCTATTCCTAACGATTTACAAATTATTGGGTTTGATGGCATTTCTTTAGCGGAAATGATGTGTCCATCTATTACGACTGTTGCACAACCTATTTATGAGATGGGACGTATTGCGACCGAATTGTTATTAGAACAAATGGAAGGAAAACGGTTAGAAACAGAACATTACCGTTTGCCGATTGAAATTATCGAACGAAATACAACGAAATAAGGAGATGAAGTCGTTGCCAAATATAGCTGTAGTAGGGAGTATTTCAATGGATTTAGTAGCCGTTTCAAAGAAAAGACCGAAAGCTGGAGAAACAGTAATCGGAGAGGCGTTTCATACAGTACCTGGAGGAAAAGGAGCAAATCAGGCTGTTGCCGCAGCTCGCTTAGGGGCCAATGTAGCTATGGTAGGTGCTGTAGGGAATGATGATTACGGCATGAGTGTACGAAAAAATTTAGAGAACGAGCGTGTTTTTATCGATCATGTGGTACCGGTTACAGATGAAACAACAGGCATTGCTCATATCGTTTTAGCAGAAGAAGATAATAGCATTGTTGTTGTGCAAGGTGCCAATCGCCTTGTGAATCAGCAAATTGTTGACCGTGCAAAAGATTTACTTGTAAAGGCAGATATGGTCGTTCTTCAGTTAGAAATTCCGCTTGAGACAGTAGAATATGTGCTTACTATTTGTGAGGAGCATAAGATCCCAGTCATGTTAAATCCAGCTCCAGCACAAGCATTATCGACAAGGATTTTGGAAAAGGCAACATATATTACACCGAATGAACACGAGTGTCGCATTGTACTAGATGATTTTGAATCACCGATTGAAGACTTACTTGCTAAATATCCAAATAAATTATTAATGACAGAAGGAAGTAAAGGAGTTCGATTCCATAATGGTACAGAAATTGTACAAGTGCCAAGTATTTCTGTAAAAGTAGTTGACACGACAGGGGCTGGTGATACATTTAACGGGGCATTAGCAGTTTCGCTTGCAGAAGGAGAAGTGCTTGAAAAAGCAATTCGTTTTGCAAATATAGCCGGTGGCCTTTCTGTAACAAAGCTCGGTGCACAAGGTGGTATGCCAACAAGAGAACAGGTGCGGGAAGTACAGGGGATTGTTAAATGAAAAAGCATGGCGTATTAAATAGTGAAATTGCTGCTATATTAGCGGCACTTGGTCATACAGATACGATTGTAATCGCGGACTGCGGATTACCAATTCCTGATAGCGTGAAGCGAATAGATTTAGCTGTAGAGCTTGGAAAGCCTTCTTTTCTGGATGTATTACAAGTTGTAATAGAGGATATGGCTATTGAAAAAGTAACAGTA
The window above is part of the Bacillus cytotoxicus NVH 391-98 genome. Proteins encoded here:
- a CDS encoding ABC transporter permease, with product MLANPEKQTEVIHYEKSPSGFSIMWRELRKDKLALFSLFFLAIILIAVYTTSFIMKQEDIVRVDLFSIYSPPSAEHWLGTDYGGRDIFGQLIIGTRNSFTIGLAITVISCLIGLTIGLIAGYFGGVVDNIIMRIIDFVMVLPFLMLVIVFITLVPKFNILTFILIMSIFLWTGKARLIRSKVLTEKELDYVSASKTLGTPNWKIILFQVLPNLSSIIIVSVTLNLAGNIGIESGLTFLGFGLPESTPSLGTLVSYARNPDVLQDKWWIWLPASIMILVLMLCINFIGQALRRSADARQRKG
- the opp4B gene encoding oligopeptide ABC transporter permease, with product MWKFILRRFLIMIPQLFILSILVFMLAKAMPGDALTGRAANNPKADPKIIEEQREKLGLNDPVTTQYVRWIKNALQGDFGISYAHKLKVTDLIGERLGNTVLLALVILILTYLIAIPLGIISGRWNDTLGDRLITLYNYLGFATPLFIFALIMLFLFGFKFPIFPTGGSVDPQITTGTFAYYMSKLNHLLLPALSGALIATVGTVQYLRSEIIDTKHKDFVRTVRAKGVPESKVYSRHILRNSFLPIAAFLGYEITGLVGGAIFLENIFSYPGIGQLFMQSISQRDFSVITALVLFTGFATLLGTLLSDIILSIVDPRIRID
- a CDS encoding ABC transporter ATP-binding protein; translated protein: MALLKVNDLKVHFPIKGGFFGRTLDYVHAVDGVSFELQPGETYGIVGESGSGKSTTGKAIMHLTKATGGSIVFNNKDLTKLSRSELREQRKNIQMIFQDPYSSLNPKKRVLDIIAEPLRNFEKLSPDEERRIVQKYLEKVGLNPESIYKYPHEFSGGQRQRIGIARALTLKPKLIIADEPVSALDVSVQAQVLNFLQDLQAELGLTYLFISHDLGVIRHMCNRIGVMYRGRLVEEATSAEIYNNPQHIYTKRLIAAIPDIRPENRKQKSTLRRQVQEEYEQSHKNYFNENGRAYDLKPISPTHRVALP
- a CDS encoding ABC transporter ATP-binding protein, with product MKNSLLRIENLQTSFRIRDQYHAAVDNVSLTVHENEIVAIVGESGCGKSALALSIMRLHNEANTKLQGHLYYKDKDLLTMSAAEMNKIRGSNIGMIFQEPLTALDPLMTVGKQIEENLDYHTNLSKAEKKERTLELLHQVGIPKPELTYKQYPHELSGGMRQRIVIAIAIACKPALVIADEPTTALDVTIQAQIVDLLKSIQEQTKMGIILITHDLSIVAETADRVVVMYAGQIVETGKVEEIFNHPLHPYTRSLLHSIPSAYTEKEKLHVIQGVVPTLAKLPRTGCRFKDRIPWITSDKHEENPVLHEAKPGHWVRCTCYKHFDFQDKKGDDVTHGTA
- the glpT gene encoding glycerol-3-phosphate transporter; the protein is MFLTQLFKPAPHKERLPADRIDSEYRKLRLQVFLGIFIGYAGYYFVRKNFSLAMPYLVEQGFSKGELGIILSAVSIAYGISKFIMGIVSDRCNPRYFLAAGLFLSGIINIIFGSFSFITTSIILMFVLQFLNGWVQGMGWPPCGRTMVHWFSISERGTKMSIWNVAHNVGGALMPSLVTLGLYLFANDWKSIFYFPGILSILVGIYVLITMRDTPQSCGLPSIEEHTGEYPADEKVKDRERELSVKEILFKYVLNNKFLWYIAIANVFVYFVRYGVVDWAPTYLVEEKSFTHNSSRTAYALYEWAGIPGTLLCGWMSDKLFKGRRAPAGILFMVGVFISVLVYWLNPAGHPIIDSIALVAIGFLIYGPVMLIGLHALDLAPKKAAGTAAGLTGFFGYLGGASFASAAMGFIVDAFGWNGGFILLLTSCLLAIIFLALTLNTGSAKSKQA
- a CDS encoding MarR family winged helix-turn-helix transcriptional regulator encodes the protein MPNDITHIDKIQTLAFSIGKKMQMELLEQMQASGLTPPQFYILKILENYGASRATKLAKKMYVKPSAITVMIDRLIDQELVERYQDKDDRRVVIIELTKKGKAKVEDAKNARNEHIAKYFSQLELQERKDLLRLFEKLETIVCGTNEKKELI
- a CDS encoding MDR family MFS transporter; this encodes MKQQGGKKRGLLLVGLVIAILFAALDGTIVGTAMPRIVGELGGLSLMTWLVTAYMLTSTTIVPIAGKLADLLGRRNVYMTGLIIFMIGSALCGMANGMTELIIFRGIQGLGGGIMMPMAMIIIGDMFTGKERAKWQGIVGALYGLASVIGPQVGGWIVDAVNWRWVFYINLPVGIVATIFIAMGLHSHKQTGPIKIDIAGIFTMIVGVVSLLLALTFGGKDYAWDSWQIIGLFSLALIGIVSFVFVETKAEEPILPMHFFKNRTFTLLNAIGFFMSIGMFGAIMFVPFFMQGIVGVSAAESGTIMTPMMITMIVTSIIGGRLVLKVGVKPQIIVGMLIMAGGFWLLTTMDMHTSKLVATSYMIIIGLGVGLVMPTLTLALQESFPKKNLGVVTSSSQFFRQIGGTFGITILGSIMNNTSSTILTEKLVPVLEKFPPQAGQIVTKFKDMIHTDPQGLYSMLFSPEVLKKMPEVFSTSIVPILKNSLLDSLHSVFLAGLVFTVVGAIFTIFLEKIKLSDRKKGAEEVVEGEEKHTNGSYS
- a CDS encoding LacI family DNA-binding transcriptional regulator, which gives rise to MSTIKDVAKLAGVSVATVSRVLNKNGYVHEDTLKKVERAIELLDYKPSTVARSLYNKKSRLIGLVVPNIVNPFFPEIARAVEDVAHKQGYTVVLCNSDESLEKEKQYIDVLRQNNVDGFIVATNPENSVNYMNISVPVVAIDRLFNERIPTVYADNYAGIQKATKLLLEKGCNHIAHIRGPRDVSTANERFEGFVDMITEYGLSYMIAESTFDPANSERVARKLLDEYPHIDGIVAGNDLIAIGVVKAALQKGIAIPNDLQIIGFDGISLAEMMCPSITTVAQPIYEMGRIATELLLEQMEGKRLETEHYRLPIEIIERNTTK
- the rbsK gene encoding ribokinase, whose translation is MPNIAVVGSISMDLVAVSKKRPKAGETVIGEAFHTVPGGKGANQAVAAARLGANVAMVGAVGNDDYGMSVRKNLENERVFIDHVVPVTDETTGIAHIVLAEEDNSIVVVQGANRLVNQQIVDRAKDLLVKADMVVLQLEIPLETVEYVLTICEEHKIPVMLNPAPAQALSTRILEKATYITPNEHECRIVLDDFESPIEDLLAKYPNKLLMTEGSKGVRFHNGTEIVQVPSISVKVVDTTGAGDTFNGALAVSLAEGEVLEKAIRFANIAGGLSVTKLGAQGGMPTREQVREVQGIVK
- the rbsD gene encoding D-ribose pyranase; the protein is MKKHGVLNSEIAAILAALGHTDTIVIADCGLPIPDSVKRIDLAVELGKPSFLDVLQVVIEDMAIEKVTVAEEITTNNREIYKEIETRLKEANFEYVLHEEFKEKTKQAKAIIRTGEATPYANIILHAGVIF